In one Alnus glutinosa chromosome 12, dhAlnGlut1.1, whole genome shotgun sequence genomic region, the following are encoded:
- the LOC133851995 gene encoding probable xyloglucan endotransglucosylase/hydrolase protein 7: MAIYMYPTLRNAIASLSLFMLAFALPFPTTGRPATFLEDFHVTWSDSHIKQIDGGKAIQLVLDRNSGCGFSSKRQYLFGRVSMKIKLIAGDSAGTVTAFYMNSNTDAVRDELDFEFLGNRTGQPYTVQTNIYAHGKGDREQRINLWFDPSADFHTYTILWNHRQIVFYVDDVPVRVYKNNEAKGIPYPKFQSMGVYSTLWEADNWATRGGLEKIDWSKAPFYAYYKDFDIDGCPVPGPANCASNPSNWWEGNAYQLLTALQARKYRWVRINHMVYDYCTDKSRFPVSPPECALGF; the protein is encoded by the exons ATGGCCATATATATGTATCCTACCTTGAGAAACGCTATTGCTTCTCTTTCACTCTTTATGCTTGCGTTTGCTCTCCCTTTCCCCACCACGGGAAGACCCGCCACTTTTCTTGAAGACTTCCACGTCACGTGGTCTGATTCCCATATCAAGCAGATCGACGGAGGGAAGGCCATCCAGCTCGTTCTTGACCGAAATTCTG GATGTGGGTTTTCTTCCAAGAGGCAGTACTTGTTCGGGCGTGTCAGCATGAAGATTAAGCTGATTGCCGGGGACTCTGCCGGAACTGTCACCGCCTTCTAT ATGAATTCAAACACCGACGCTGTTCGTGACGAGCTGGACTTCGAGTTCTTGGGGAATCGAACAGGGCAACCGTACACTGTCCAGACCAATATCTACGCTCATGGGAAGGGTGATAGGGAGCAAAGAATCAACCTTTGGTTTGATCCTTCTGCTGACTTCCACACTTACACAATTCTATGGAACCACCGTCAAATTGT CTTCTATGTGGATGATGTGCCCGTTAGAGTTTACAAGAACAACGAAGCCAAAGGAATCCCCTACCCGAAATTTCAGTCCATGGGGGTCTATTCCACATTATGGGAAGCCGACAACTGGGCTACGAGAGGCGGGCTGGAGAAGATTGATTGGAGCAAAGCACCTTTCTATGCTTATTACAAGGACTTTGACATCGACGGATGCCCGGTGCCGGGCCCGGCGAACTGTGCCTCCAACCCCAGCAACTGGTGGGAGGGAAACGCCTATCAATTACTCACTGCCCTCCAAGCAAGAAAGTATAGATGGGTTCGCATAAACCACATGGTCTACGACTACTGCACCGATAAATCTAGGTTTCCGGTGAGCCCGCCGGAGTGTGCTCTCGGCTTCTAA